A genomic stretch from Helianthus annuus cultivar XRQ/B chromosome 1, HanXRQr2.0-SUNRISE, whole genome shotgun sequence includes:
- the LOC110875631 gene encoding transcription factor RAX2 codes for MGRAPCCDKASVKKGPWSPEEDAKLKEFIDKHGTGGNWIALPHKAGLKRCGKSCRLRWLNYLRPNIKHGEFSEEEDRIICTLYASIGSRWSIIASHLQGRTDNDIKNYWNTKLRKKLLALLPSFQKKQSFFPSMPLQSPPLSDHHKSETILNTSSFYNNYNPNFMNVSNNINSLLLSTTTNNIPTTSSNHAQSHTNITDLLYSYNPNNIMNVSNKYYCPEVKERMLMFGYGGSGGGELSTTCSSEGGGSCMSQMTYNNDHHRIKQEDQFALQGFGDQNHGFMTDHTYVDQKQKGCLIKNLDEVKQLIGINSSSSNSSSINVDINSYLMNDHDENKTTHIITDGFYRMIDGGN; via the exons atgggaaGAGCTCCTTGTTGTGACAAAGCAAGTGTGAAGAAAGGACCATGGTCTCCTGAAGAAGATGCAAAGCTCAAGGAGTTCATAGATAAACATGGTACTGGTGGTAATTGGATTGCTCTTCCTCACAAAGCtg GTTTAAAGAGATGTGGGAAAAGTTGCAGGTTGAGATGGCTAAACTACCTTAGACCCAACATTAAACATGGTGAGTTTTCAGAAGAAGAAGATAGGATCATTTGCACCTTGTATGCTAGCATTGGTAGCAG ATGGTCAATAATAGCAAGTCATTTACAAGGCAGGACTGATAATGATATCAAGAATTACTGGAACACAAAGCTTAGAAAGAAGCTTTTGGCTTTGCTCCCTTCCTTCCAAAAGAAACAATCTTTTTTCCCATCTATGCCCCTTCAATCACCACCACTTTCAGATCATCACAAATCAGAAACCATTTTGAATACTTCATCATTTTACAACAACTACAACCCTAATTTCATGAATGTTAGCAACAATATCAACTCTCTCCTCCTCTCCACTACCACTAACAACATCCCCACAACCAGTAGCAACCATGCTCAAAGCCACACTAACATTACTGATCTCTTATATAGCTATAACCCTAATAATATCATGAATGTTAGCAACAAGTACTACTGTCCTGAGGTGAAAGAAAGGATGCTGATGTTTGGttatggtggtagtggtggtggtgaacTGAGTACAACTTGTTCTTCTGAAGGTGGTGGTAGTTGCATGAGTCAGATGACCTACAACAATGATCATCATAGGATCAAGCAAGAAGACCAATTTGCCCTTCAGGGTTTTGGAGATCAGAACCATGGTTTCATGACAGATCATACCTATGTTGATCAGAAACAAAAAGGGTGTTTGATCAAGAATCTTGATGAAGTGAAGCAACTGATAGGTATCAACAGCAGCAGTAGTAACAGTAGTAGCATCAATGTGGACATCAACAGCTATTTGATGAATGATCATGATGAAAACAAGACAACACATATTATTACCGATGGATTTTATAGGATGATTGATGGGGGTAATTAA